A portion of the Thermothelomyces thermophilus ATCC 42464 chromosome 5, complete sequence genome contains these proteins:
- a CDS encoding alcohol dehydrogenase-like protein (Alcohol dehydrogenase-like protein) encodes MSIPATQKQWIIQSAGKGLDELAYQDAPVPKLGETDVLVKLRGASLNYRDLLIPKGQYPFPLNLPVVACSDGAGEVVAVGPRVTKWKPGDRVVTLFNQGHQSGPLDEAASKTGLGGCIDGTLRQYGAFDQDGLVRMPANLDFVEAATLTCAALTSWNALYGLRRLQKGETVLVQGTGGVSLLRCRCFAKAAGATVIATTSSAEKAEVLKKLGADHVINYREDPNWGETARKLTPGGAGVDHVIEVGGENTMTQSFRSIKYEGIISIIGMLGGFQPKDNILEVLARVCTIRGVYVGSKAQMEEMVEVMEKHDIHPVLDGKVFTLDTAKEAYEHLLNKKHFGKVGIKIE; translated from the exons ATGTCTATCCCCGCTACCCAGAAGCAGTGGATCATCCAGAGCGCCGGCAAGGGGCTCGATGAGCTGGCCTACCAGGACGCCCCGGTGCCCAAACTCGGTGAGACTGATGTGCTCGTCAAGTTGCGGGGCGCGTCGCTCAACTATCGCGACTTGTTGATTCCCAAG GGTCAATACCCCTTCCCGCTCAACCTCCCCGTCGTCGCGTGCtccgacggcgccggcgaggtGGTGGCGGTCGGGCCCCGCGTGACCAAGTGGAAGCCCGGCGATCGTGTGGTGACGCTCTTCAACCAGGGCCACCAGTCGGGCCCCCTCGACGAGGCCGCCAGCAAGACGGGCCTGGGCGGGTGCATCGACGGCACGCTGCGGCAGTACGGCGCCTTCGACCAGGACGGCCTCGTCCGCATGCCCGCGAACCTCGACTTTGTCGAGGCCGCCACCCTCACCTGCGCCGCGCTGACCAGCTGGAACGCCCTCTACGGCCTGAGGAGGCTGCAGAAGGGTGAGACGGTGCTCGTGCAGGGCACGGGAGGTGTTAGCTTGTTGCGCTGCAGGTGT TTTGCCAAAGCTGCGGGCGCCACTGTCATCGCCACCACGTCGTCGGCGGAGAAGGCCGAGGTTCTGAAGAAGCTGGGCGCCGACCACGTCATCAACTACCGTGAGGACCCCAACTGGGGCGAGACGGCGCGCAAGCTGACGcccggcggcgcgggcgtcGACCACGTCATCGAGGTCGGCGGCGAAAACACCATGACGCAGAGCTTCCGGTCCATCAAGTACGAGGGCATCATCTCCATCATCGGCATGCTCGGCGGGTTCCAGCCCAAGGACAACATCTTGGAGGTTCTCGCGCGCGTGTGCACCATCCGCGGCGTCTACGTCGGGTCCAAGGCCCAGATGGAGGAGATGGTGGAGGTCATGGAGAAGCACGATATCCACCCGGTCCTGGACGGCAAGGTGTTCACCCTGGACACGGCCAAGGAGGCGTATGAGCATCTG TTGAACAAAAAGCACTTTGGCAAGGTTGGCATCAAGATCGAGTAA
- a CDS encoding glycoside hydrolase family 2 protein (CAZy_ID 267904): protein MRAKRAAIALFLAWPAITRAASLVSFPGNTAAIPSWELQSSVEAGTDLEGLSQVGVDTKSWHHIKTWRCTLMGCLIEAGVYNEDQLFYSENLRKVNETQFLVPWIYRNEFSLHPGPGRHFFLQTHGISSRADIFLNGKRVANSSEQAGSYVGRIYDITKQVHRENALAIQVYPTNYYYDLALGWVDWNPWPADNGTGVWRDVEIKQTGAVMLEPLRVVTHLGPTLGDEPANVTLKAQAHNLENYTVTITATGHIALDPHSDNQQHHHHHHPITWHRTYTLPPLSTTELALSATIADPQIWWPRQWGGQPLYTAALTVTTRGTTTPSDRSTATFGLRTVEARLNPTYNDTTFHVNSRPFQVLGAGYSPNVFLRAPPRTAAADYTATLQYVLDLGLNTIRLEGKDEHSELYAAADRLGVMILAGWECCDKWEAWSYNGDLAIDPVPVWDDADYAVARAAMAHEARMLQPHPSLLGFLIGSDFWPDDRATAAYLDALEAADWAAPVLASASKRGYPERTGPGGLKMDGPYDWVPPGYWWDTEPTGERLGAAFGFGSELGAGVGTPELGSLRRFLSEGDLEALWKRPNVSLFHMSRETSQFTTRVIYNAGLWNRWGAPASLEDYLMKAQLMDYEATRAQFDAYTAMWNAERPATGLIYWMLNNAWPSLHWNLWDYYMRPAGSYFGAKAGSRVENVVFDYVRRAVWLVNRSLDKSGTRRVQVDVMDKHGKVLYKDTTVTTTVPNTSKDILSLAGPLGNITDVVFLRLVLYDAQRQGHALSRNVYWVAKEPDVLDWDESDWYFTPVTSYSDYTALNNMAQADVTVHNVWHGSGVDMTLENKSKVPAFFVSLTLVDVHGNEVLPVTWEDNYVTLWPGEKLTLRGRSMGVDAKPWEVIVRGKNVEAKRVRHRWHV, encoded by the coding sequence ATGCGGGCGAAAAGGGCGGCCATTGCCCTTTTCCTAGCTTGGCCGGCCATAACACGGGCCGCGTCCCTCGTCTCTTTTCCGGGAAACACGGCCGCGATTCCATCGTGGGAACTGCAGTCTTCTGTGGAGGCCGGCACTGACCTCGAAGGTCTTTCACAAGTTGGGGTCGATACAAAGTCATGGCACCACATCAAAACATGGAGATGTACGCTCATGGGCTGCCTGATCGAGGCCGGCGTCTACAATGAAGATCAACTCTTCTACTCGGAGAACCTGCGCAAAGTCAACGAGACGCAATTCCTGGTGCCATGGATTTATCGCAACGAGTTCTCCCTGCATCCCGGCCCGGGCAGGCACTTCTTCCTGCAGACACACGGCATCTCTTCGCGAGCCGACATCTTTCTGAACGGCAAACGAGTGGCCAATTCTTCGGAGCAGGCGGGTTCGTACGTTGGCCGGATTTACGACATCACCAAACAGGTTCACAGAGAAAATGCGCTGGCAATTCAGGTGTACCCGACCAACTACTACTACGACCTGGCGCTCGGATGGGTGGATTGGAACCCATGGCCGGCCGACAACGGCACCGGCGTCTGGCGGGACGTCGAGATCAAGCAGACCGGGGCGGTCATGCTGGAGCCGTTGCGGGTTGTGACGCACTTGGGGCCGACGCTCGGAGATGAGCCAGCAAACGTGACCCTCAAGGCCCAAGCACATAACCTTGAAAACTACACCGTCACCATCACGGCCACCGGCCACATCGCCCTGGACCCCCACTCTGATAACCAAcaacaccatcaccaccaccaccctaTTACCTGGCACCGAACGTACACGCTCCCACCCCTTTCCACCACCGAGCTCGCCCTCTCCGCGACCATTGCCGACCCCCAGATCTGGTGGCCCCGCCAATGGGGTGGTCAACCGCTCTACACCGCCGCCTTGACCGTCACCACGCGCGGCACCACCACGCCGTCCGACCGGTCCACGGCCACCTTCGGCCTGCGCACCGTCGAGGCGAGGCTGAACCCGACCTACAACGACACCACCTTCCACGTCAACTCGCGCCCCTTCCAGGTCCTGGGCGCCGGCTACTCCCCCAACGTCTTCCTCCGCGCGCCGCCACGgaccgccgcggccgacTACACGGCCACGCTCCAGTACGTACTCGACCTGGGCCTGAACACGATCCGGCTCGAGGGCAAGGACGAGCACTCGGAACTGTACGCGGCGGCGGACCGGCTGGGCGTCATGATCCTTGCCGGCTGGGAGTGCTGCGACAAGTGGGAGGCGTGGAGCTACAACGGCGACCTGGCCATCGACCCGGTGCCGGTCTGGGACGACGCCGACTACGCCGTCGCGCGTGCCGCCATGGCCCACGAGGCCCGCATGCTCCAGCCCCATCCCAGCCTGCTGGGCTTCCTCATCGGCAGCGACTTCTGGCCCGACGAccgcgccaccgccgcctaCCTCGATGCCCTGGAAGCCGCCGACTGGGCCGCCCCCGTGctggcctcggcctcgaagCGCGGGTACCCCGAGCGGACCGGTCCGGGAGGGCTCAAGATGGACGGGCCGTACGACTGGGTGCCACCGGGGTACTGGTGGGACACGGAGCCGACCGGGGAGAGGCTCGGAGCCGCGTTCGGTTTTGGGTCCGAGCTGGGCGCGGGCGTGGGCACGCCGGAGCTGGGGTCGCTGAGGCGGTTCCTGAGCGAGGGGGACCTGGAGGCCCTGTGGAAGCGGCCGAACGTGAGCCTATTCCACATGTCGAGGGAGACCTCCCAATTTACGACGAGGGTGATCTACAACGCCGGGCTCTGGAACCGGTGGGGCGCCCCCGCGAGCCTGGAAGACTACCTGATGAAGGCGCAGCTGATGGACTACGAGGCCACGCGGGCTCAGTTCGACGCCTACACGGCCATGTGGAACGCCGAGAGGCCGGCCACGGGCCTGATATACTGGATGCTCAACAACGCCTGGCCGAGCCTGCACTGGAACCTGTGGGACTACTACATGCGTCCTGCCGGTAGTTACTTTGGGGCAAAGGCCGGCAGCAGGGTGGAAAATGTCGTGTTTGACTACGTCAGGAGGGCGGTCTGGCTGGTCAACCGGTCCCTGGACAAGAGCGGGACGAGGAGAGTGCAGGTGGACGTCATGGATAAGCATGGTAAAGTCCTATACAAGGACACGACCGTCACCACGACTGTTCCAAACACGAGCAAGGACATTCTTTCACTAGCGGGACCTCTGGGCAACATCACCGACGTGGTGTTTTTGCGGCTGGTTCTCTACGATGCACAACGGCAAGGGCATGCGCTGAGTCGAAACGTGTACTGGGTTGCGAAGGAGCCAGATGTGCTGGACTGGGACGAGTCGGATTGGTACTTCACGCCGGTGACCAGCTACTCGGACTACACTGCACTAAACAACATGGCTCAGGCAGACGTCACGGTTCACAATGTCTGGCACGGCTCAGGGGTTGACATGACGCTGGAGAACAAATCTAAGGTGCCAGCGTTCTTTGTCAGCTTGACGCTGGTGGATGTACACGGGAACGAGGTCCTGCCGGTGACGTGGGAGGACAACTATGTCACCCTATGGCCGGGTGAGAAATTGACACTTCGGGGAAGGTCAATGGGGGTAGATGCAAAGCCGTGGGAGGTCATTGTGAGAGGAAAGAACGTTGAAGCAAAGAGAGTCCGTCACCGGTGGCATGTATGA